From a single Stomoxys calcitrans chromosome 4, idStoCalc2.1, whole genome shotgun sequence genomic region:
- the LOC106095173 gene encoding uncharacterized protein LOC106095173 produces MRKVKTKDSLKYKFLPVANGLLRFLVRATNDAQLILTKQNDEGDPKYRMVIGGILNTRSFIYHNQQESPVYSVSTPSILNGNEYREFWIIWTQFFIAIGQKGSCYPFMSFRDTNLFEVNYIGIRTCNGANGIWKFEENPGTICSLGFASDLRLNSESNFVCNAPRGLQVYETDGLVTVSTDSGRYKFYPISDGIFSFKIRSTHDVRLALTPEPKINYHMYEIFIEAYANNRSTIRQNNDDVVIAFTRGILSEEEFHEFWIRWDDSTIAVGCGGESPAFMIYADQNLFPIKFVGLRSENEAEWRIPANPFASGTDIPMDDISQLNLAAGSEGSSNIQAAAAATSMPDPTGSEYSSGNQAIVSVANPVAPGQSGSAESSSLLCSAGSQHAASPNASTSANSNDPAAERPGTSTTVSAAAKSIEINPSGSSNIQASAAATSMPDPAGSEYSSGNQAIVSVANPVAPGQSGSAESSSLPCSAGSQNAASPNASTSGNINNSAAERPPRPPPNDPNPQVERNIWVPASHGEVPPNATVGGYDNRESLYIARARHNNELIPGKLQPSRGCCLISRCLLEHRRRHYEVLCNSDGHWETWRGVVPPNAIPGGYGTFGETLYIGRAAHLGTLTPGKILNGVCFIPFFLCEVPYFVFEIFVS; encoded by the exons ATGAGAAAGG taAAGACTAAGGACTCTCTAAAATACAAATTCTTGCCGGTCGCAAATGGCTTATTAAGGTTTTTGGTTCGAGCAACCAATGATGCCCAACTAATATTGACAAAGCAGAATGATGAAGGCGATCCCAAGTATAGGATGGTCATTGGTGGAATCCTCAATACAAGGTCTTTCATATATCACAACCAACAGGAATCCCCAGTTTACAGTGTTTCCACACCGAGCATTTTAAATGGCAACGAGTATCGTGAATTCTGgattatttggacccaatttttcatTGCCATTGGTCAAAAGGGTAGTTGCTATCCTTTTATGTCCTTTAGGGATACAAATCTCTTTGAGGTTAACTATATAGGCATACGCACTTGTAATGGGGCAAACGGAATTTGGAAATTCGAAG AAAATCCCGGCACCATATGTTCTCTGGGCTTTGCAAGTGATTTGCGATTAAATTCAGAATCAAATTTCGTGTGCAATGCACCGCGTGGCCTTCAAGTCTATGAAACTGATGGATTGGTTACAG TTTCCACCGACTCAGGACGTTATAAATTTTATCCTATTTCCGATGGGATATTCTCATTTAAAATTCGTTCAACTCATGATGTTCGATTGGCACTCACCCCCGAGCCAAAGATAAATTATCAcatgtatgaaatttttattgaagcATACGCTAATAACAGATCAACAATTCGTCAAAATAATGATGATGTTGTGATTGCTTTTACCCGTGGTATTTTGAGTGAAGAAGAATTCCATGAATTTTGGATTCGCTGGGATGATAGCACCATTGCTGTGGGATGTGGCGGGGAAAGTCCAGCTTTTATGATTTATGCTGACCAAAATCTATTTCCCATCAAATTTGTTGGCTTAAGATCGGAAAACGAGGCGGAATGGAGAATTCCTG CTAATCCTTTTGCTAGTGGAACGGATATTCCCATGGATGATATATCGCAACTTAATTTGGCAGCTGGTTCAGAAG GATCTTCAAACATTCAAGCTGCTGCTGCAGCAACATCTATGCCGGATCCAACTGGTTCTGAATATTCATCAGGTAATCAAGCAATCGTTTCTGTTGCCAACCCTGTTGCCCCGGGACAAAGCGGCTCTGCAGAATCTTCATCTTTGCTTTGTTCTGCTGGCTCCCAACATGCCGCATCTCCAAATGCTTCCACTTCTGCCAACAGCAACGATCCTGCTGCTGAAAGACCAGGTACCTCGACTACCGTATCTGCAGCTGCAAAATCGATTGAAATAAATCCTTCGGGATCTTCAAACATTCAAGCTTCTGCTGCAGCAACATCTATGCCGGATCCAGCTGGTTCTGAATATTCATCAGGTAATCAAGCAATCGTTTCTGTTGCCAACCCTGTTGCCCCGGGACAAAGCGGCTCTGCAGAATCTTCGTCTTTGCCTTGTTCTGCTGGCTCCCAAAATGCCGCATCTCCAAATGCTTCCACTTCTGGCAATATCAACAATTCTGCTGCTGAAAGACCACCACGACCACCACCGAATGATCCCAACCCACAAGTTGAACGAAATATTTGGGTTCCTGCAAGCCACGGAGAAGTGCCTCCCAATGCTACTGTTGGCGGCTATGATAATCGCGAAAGTCTATATATTGCTCGTGCCCGCCATAACAATGAGCTTATTCCGGGCAAATTACAACCATCACGTGGTTGCTGTTTAATTTCGAGGTGTCTATTGGAGCATCGCCGCCGTCACTATGAAGTGTTGTGCAACAGCGATGGTCACTGGGAAACCTGGAGAGGTGTTGTCCCCCCAAATGCTATTCCAGGAGGTTATGGGACATTCGGTGAGACATTGTACATCGGCCGTGCAGCTCATTTGGGTACTCTCACACCTGGAAAAATTCTTAATGGCGTAtgttttattccattttttttgtgCGAAGTTCcgtattttgtttttgagatttttgtttcttag